In Kitasatospora sp. NBC_00240, the following are encoded in one genomic region:
- a CDS encoding TetR/AcrR family transcriptional regulator: MTGDRQRPLRADAARNRARLLDIATQEFTTRGVAVTTEEIARAAGVGVGTLFRHFPTKEALLEAVMVSRLETLAARTTRLAAESRPADAFFDCFRLVVEQSAGKDEFTRALAAAGMDAHSALRESSTVIKEQLTELLAGAQRAAAVRPDLGLPELIALLTGTTKAMEQLAADPAARERILEVVLDGLRPR; the protein is encoded by the coding sequence ATGACCGGCGACCGACAACGCCCGCTGCGCGCGGACGCGGCCCGCAACCGGGCCAGACTGCTGGACATCGCCACCCAGGAGTTCACCACCCGGGGCGTCGCCGTCACCACCGAGGAGATCGCCCGGGCCGCCGGGGTCGGGGTCGGCACGCTCTTCCGGCACTTCCCGACCAAAGAGGCCCTGCTGGAGGCGGTGATGGTGAGCAGGCTGGAGACACTGGCGGCCCGCACCACACGGCTGGCCGCCGAATCCCGGCCCGCCGACGCCTTCTTCGACTGCTTCCGCCTGGTGGTCGAACAGTCCGCGGGCAAGGACGAGTTCACCCGGGCACTCGCCGCGGCCGGCATGGACGCGCACTCCGCCCTGCGGGAGTCGAGCACGGTGATCAAGGAACAGCTGACCGAACTGCTGGCCGGGGCACAACGGGCCGCAGCGGTCCGCCCCGACCTGGGCCTGCCCGAACTGATCGCCCTGCTGACCGGCACGACCAAGGCGATGGAACAGCTCGCAGCGGACCCGGCGGCCCGGGAGCGGATCCTCGAGGTCGTCCTCGACGGGCTGCGCCCCCGCTGA